The nucleotide window CGGTTCTTCAGCACAATGGAAACCGTTGCCGGAACCGCAACCACTGCACCAAACAGCGTAAAGCCCATTGCAAGCACCGTCACCATACCAAACCCGCTGATGATCGGGAAATTCGAGAACATCAGTGCCGAGAAACCGCACATCGTCGCACAACCGGACACCGTAATTGCCGTTCCGATCTTGCCGGTACCGTTCTGCACCGCCGTTATCGTATCATGATGCTCCATCTCCTCATAGATACGCTCCACCATCATGATACAATACTCGGCGGCTACACCTATCGTCATCGCCCCCATCGTTGCCGTCAGAATCGTATAATCGATACCAAAGAAGTACATCGCCGCACCGTTCCACCCGATGATCAGCACGATCGGCACCAGCGGACAGATAGCCATACCCGCACTGCGGTACAGAATCGCCAGGAACGCAAAGATGATCACAAATGCGAGCAGCGTCATCTTCGTCTTTCCTTCACGGATATCATTCATGATCTCGACAAACGAATACGCACTGCCCGTCACAACCGCCTCAATACCCGGCGGTGGTGCAAAGAACTGCACATCCGCAGTAACCTCCGCCACCAGTGACCGCTGCTGCGCCTCCGACAGCGACTTCATACCGAAACTGATGACCGCCTGGGAACCATCCTTGATGTAGGACGCTTTATCCGCCTCACTCATCGAGTTCAGAATCTTGTCAATCTCCACCTGCGTCGTCGGGATAACACCGCCGTTCTTCTCCACAATCACGGTCGCAATACTGGAAACACTCGTAAACCGCGTATTGTACAACGCCAGCTCATGCGCTCCCCACTTATACATCCACTCTATCGCATCGGGACTGGTCAGCTCCCCTCCCTGCACATACACCTGGAACCCTCCGGTATCACCCATCGCACGGGTTACCGTATTGATATTCACAATAGCAGGCATATCCACCGGCACATACGACTTCATATCAGTACTGACCGGAACCTCCTCGTCCAGATACACACCAGTAAATCCAATAATACAGAGAACGAGCATGATCGGAATAGCAAACTTCGTCACCTTCACCGCGAGTTTCCTCAGAAGCTCATTGTACGTCTCCGAGAACGGCTTTTTCTCCTCACCGCTCGCCGAAAGCTTGTGCGGCTTGGGCTGGTAATTGGTAAGCACCGCTGCCAGCGGAATAATGATCAGTGCCGCAACATAACAGCAGGCAATACCAAGAATTGCAGTAATACCAAACTGACGGATATCCGGCAGAGTGGAAACCATCATCGCCATGAATCCCAGTGCACTGGCAATCATTGCGTAAAACACCGCAGCACCCGTCTTGGACACCGCGAGTTTGATTGCCTCGGGAAGAGGGTGCTTATTGCGCATCTCATCATCCAGACGCGAATGGAACTGAATTGCATAATCCACACCAATACCTAAGAGAATCGGCATTGCACCAATCGTTGTCATCGAAAACGGCAGACCAAAAATTCCCATCATACCAAACGTCAGAATCAGACCGGTGAACACACTCACAATCGACAGCAGCGGGAACCGCACGTGATTGAACAGGAACTTACAGGCAAGCATCATCAGCACAATTGCCGCCACCAGCAGAATGATCATGTTCGAACCAAGATCGCCTCCCATATCCTGCTGCATTGCCGCATTACCCGTAAAGGTCAGCGTCACTCCCGGAGGAATATCAGCCGCCGCCGTCATACTCCTCAGATTATTGAGAATACTCTGCTGCGTAGTTGAAGACGTTCCGGTATCCAGCTTGATCAGAATAATCGCAAGCTGCCCGTTCGGCATAATAGACGTGGTAACACTTTCCGGAATCTGCGCAACAACAGCATCGATGGACGCCTGATTCTGCGGAATCGTTCCGCCGCTGTAGGCGGCCAGTACATCATACACACTTTGTACCGACGAAACACCCTGTGTTGTCGCCATCTGCTTCTGCAGAGTATAGACACGGTCCACAACCGTTACGTCCATTACCGAGTCGGCCTGCACCATCAGCATGATGGAGTCCGACTGGAAGTTATTCTTATAACTTTCCGAGATGTACGCGCCGTGAGCGTTTTTGTCCGCATCCTGTGTCTCAGTACTCATGGACAGAGTACTTGCTCCAACAAAAGAGAGCATAATAAGAGCTATCAGGAAACAGCCGGTCAAAAACGGCCGCTGTACAATGAATTCGCTAATCTTTTCAAGTGGTGATATCACAGGAAGTGCCTCGCCAAAATGCTGGTAATATTTCTTCTTTGAGCCTACATAAACTTGCCTTCTAACAAAAGAGTATTGACGGGCAGTTTTCGGAAAAAAAGAGCGGAAACAGACCAAACCCGGCCTGATTTACCCAACACGGATGAACGGGTGTTTTTGCAGGAAAACAGCAGGGAAAGATCGCAGAACGTTACCGGCCGGGCTCGTTGATCCCGGCCTTGTTCTGCATGTTGTATCTGCGGAACAGGGAATCGATCGTTTCCACCTCGCTTGGATCTTTATCATCACGCAGGCGGACGAAACGCGGAAACCGCAGAGCATATCCCGCAGCATAGGTGGTACTTTTCTGCAGCTCGGCATACCCCACCTCAAAAACGACATCCGGTTCAAACACCACGGTTTTACCGTGTTCAGCGATGATTTTATCCTTGAACAGCTCGTACAGCTCGGCAAGCATGGCATCATCAATACCGGTCGCCACACGGCTCAGCTCCAGCAGATCCCCGTTTTCATCCTGACAGGCAAGCAAAAACGAACCGAACATCTTCGCACGCTTTCCTTCGCCCCACTCAGCACCCGTAACAACAAGATCAATCGTATCAACCTCGGGCTTGATCTTGATCCAGAGTTTACCCCGGTTACCGGGGAGATAGGGAGAATCCAGAACCTTGAGCATGATACCCTCGTTCCCGTCGTCAAGCGCTGCATGGTAATAGCTCTCGATCTCCTCCGGAGAATCGCTCACCATCTGGGGAGCAACAAAATCCTTCATGACCCGTTCCAGAATCTTCCTGCGCTCAGAAAACGGACGGTCGATCAGCGTCTCTCCATCACAGACGAGGATATCAAAGACACGCGGCTGCATATGAATGGCATCCGCCGCATCCGTAACACCGTGCTTTCTGCGGATCCTCCGCAGAACCGTCTGAAACGGCATGGGTTTGCCGTTCTGCATCGCAATAACCTCACCATCAATGATGACATCATGATCCGTTGCAGCAGAAAGCAGCGCCACCACATCCGGGAGAGATGCCGTCATCTCCTCAAGACGGCGCGAATAGATTGCCGTCCTGCCCCCTGCCTTGTGGAACTGGAACCTGCTGCCGTCATACTTGTTCTCGGCTGCAAGGAACCCGTGCGCCTCCACCATACCGGCAATCGATCCTGCCTGCGCAAGCATCATCTTCACCGGCCGGAACGGAGTGATGTGCACTTTTGCAAGGGCAGCGGGATCGGTTTTTGCCAGAAGCGCCACCTCGCCGAGATCATTGAGAGCCTGATGAGCGTGTTCAACGATCTCCACCGGAACGGCAAATCCTTTGGCAACAGCCTCGCGGACAACACCTTCCCCGATACCGATCCGCATCTCCTCAAGCATCAGCCGCGACAGATACCGCCCTTCCAGCGGGGATGCATTGGAGAGAAGATACTGCGCAGACCGCATGCGTTCCTGCTGGGACTTGCGCCCGGAAGTCTTTGCCATCTGTAAAAACCGTGCATGCACCTCAAGCAGCTCAAGATCCTCGGAAAAAAACATCGTCTGTTCCCGTTTTTCCAGCAAATCTTCAACAACCCTGCCGGTATCACCGGAACTGTTAATTGCCGAGATTACCACCTGCCGCTTCTTTCCGATCACATAGGCAAGCGCCTCATACAAAAGACCCGGACCAAACCCGAGCTTCTCGGACGACCAGTCAGGGAAGATCTTCCCGCGCATAAACCGCACGAACACCGGCAGCTCCTCTTCAGACAGAGACGGAAAAACCCCGGAAAGAACATCGATCATCGCAAGCCGGGAAGAGATGGTTTCAAGCCGGTCACACAGTTCTGCAAATTCACGAAACAGCATTGCAACACCTACACAGTAAAACGGACAAGCCGCTGCTCCCGGTACCCGGGAAGCTGGTCACTGACATAAATCTTCATCCCCGACTCCCCTGCGGCATCCTCCGCGGATTCACGGGCAAGGTTCGGACGGTTGTAGTTCTCCGACAGATGCGCAAGGGCAAGAACACCAACATCTCCTGCGAGCAGACGCTGTGCCGCAGCAGAATTTTCATTGGAAAGATGCCCGTCCTCGCGGATGCGGTCTTTCAGATACCGGGGATACAGCCGGAGAACGCGGCGGTTGCCGCAGCAGCGGGCACCACAGCTGCGGCATGCAGCACAATCGGGAAAGGTATCGTTCTGCATCGCAGAAGAACAGTAGTTGCTTTCCAGCACCACCGCATCGCAGCCGCGGAGAATATCAAGCATCGCAGGCGTTACCTCATGGGTATCGAGGCAGACACCGATACGGGCCGCGCCGTCATCAATGACAAAACCCGAAGGCTCCGCCGCATCATGCCAGGTACGAAACGCGGTAACGCAAAGACTGCCGGCGGTCTCCGGAATTTTATCCCGGCAGACAACCAGCTTTGCGGTCTGCGGCAGAAATCCTCCGCGAACCGAAGCATCCAGCGTACCGCCTGTCCCGTACACCGGAATCTTCATCGCCTTGACAAACGCCTTTGCAGAACGGACGTGATCGGAGTGCTCGTGTGTCACGCACAGCGCACGAACGCGGGAAGTATCAAGAGAAAGATCCTCCAGCGTACGCTTCAGGTACCCGACTCCGGCATCAATTACCACTGCATCCGTATCGTTTCCGATGTAGATGCTGTTTCCTTTACTCCCGCTTGCGAGCAGCACGCACTCCATTGTATATTGATTGGCGCTTCTCAAAGAAGAATCTGCAGGGAACGATAAAAAAAGATGAGATGAAGAGATACCGGTCAGAGCCGGTCTTCTTCGCTGTTATCCGGCCAGCAGGTAATACCTTTGGCATTGGAAATACTGGACGGATTGAAGACGGGTTCTTCGACACCGTCTGCTCTCTGATCGAAGTAATCTTTCAGTGCTTCGAATGCATACTTTGCCAGGAAGAGCAGCACTCCCATGTTGAAGATACCCATCAGTGCCTGGAAAGTGTCTGCGAGATCCCATGCAACACCCATGGACATCATCGATGCAACAAAGACCATGATCACAATCGCAACACGCAGAATGACGATGGCCTCTTTTCTCTGGGTGATGAATTTAGCGTTCGTCTCACTCATGGAGTAATAGCTGATCAGACTGCTGAAAGCAAAGAACAGCATAAAGAGTGCGATAACATACGGACCTGCAGCACCAAGGAAGGTGTTGCTCATTGCTTCCTGCACAAGTGCCGCACCGCTGACTGGGATGTTGGCATAGTCGGGATAGGCAACGTTTGTGTAGATGAGAACCACAAACGCAGTTGCGGAACAGACGACGAGTGTATCAATTAAAACACCAACGGACTGGATAAGACCCTGTTTGACCGGGTGTTTAACATGTGCCGACGAAGAGACATTTGGTACGGAACCAATACCGGCTTCGTTGGAGAAGACACCACGCTTCAGACCCCACATGATAGCAGCACCGATTCCGCCGCCGACAAATGCCTGTACACCAAAGGCGTAGGAGAAGATTGTCTGGATAACCAGAGAAACCTGGGTGAAGTTGACTAAAACGATCATCAGACAGAGGATCATCCACAGCATGGCCATTGCAGGCACTATCCAGACGGAAGCATTTGCCACACGCTTGATTCCGCCGAAGATAATCACTGCGGCAAGAACTGTCATGACCACAGCAAAAACAATCTGATCCGTTCCAAATGCATTGGAGAATGCGAGGGTTGCCGTGTTGGCCTGCACACCAATGAACATCAGACCATAGGTAAAGATAATTAATACTGCAATAAACGCTGCAAACTTTGGTTTGCCCAGACCGTTTTTAATGTAGTATGCCGGTCCCCCGTGGAAGAAACCATCCTCTTTTTTCTCTTTGTAAATCTGACCAACGGTACATTCCACAAAACTTGTTGCAGCACCGATGAAGGCGAAGACCCACATCCAGAAAATTGCACCAGGACCTCCGGACACAATAGCAACCGCCACACCAGCGATGTTGCCCACACCAATCCGGGCTCCCATACTGACACAAAATGCCTGGAATGAGGAGATGGTCTGTTTACTTTTTTTTTCGCGAATTCCGGTAAATGCAACTCTGCACGCTTCCCCCAGACGGTTCAGCTGAACGCCACCGGATCGGATAGTAAAGTACAGGCCAATACCAATCAGGAATACAAACGCAATATACCATACGTAGGTATTGACGACGCCATTCACCGAAGCAATGGCATCGTTAAGCGCCTCAAAAACACTCATACGTTAAATATTTTCTCACTGAGACAATATATACGTATGGATTTGCGGGCGGGGAAAATGCACAATTAGAAGGAATCCATGGAGATTCCGCCGAAATCCTCTGATTTCACCGGGGAGGTGATACCGAATGCGGACTGGCCAGCCCACGGTTCCAGAGAGTTGGCAACGCCTGCCATGTAGTCCAAAATATCGATGGAGAGTTCGCGTTTTTCTTTGCTTGCCCGCATCTGCTCCATTAAAAATCTGAGTTTCTCCGGATCTTCGCCCCGGAGTTTGGCAAGGGAGATGACGCACATGTAAATGCGGGTAAGATTCCGATCGGTACCGGTAATGGTGTCGAAGAACGCCCGCAGAACCTGTGCCTGATACACCTCGCTTCCCATAGTTACTCTACCTTTGCATCTGAGAGGTAATATAGATTACCGTCATTTTGCCGTACTGACGATCCGGATAACATCGCCGGACTTGAGTTCAGTACTGTCCTTGATCCGCATTTTCGTGCGGGCATCAACCGCATACAGGAACCCGTTGCCGATGTCGGTGTGGACACGGTAGGCGAGATCCTTGGGGGTGGAGCCCTTCGGCATGAGGAACGCATCCGGAAGAACAACACCTTTTGCATTGCAGCATTTGTTGTCGTCCTCAACCGGATAGACAACGATCATGCCGATCTCCTCAAAGACAAGATTGTTAAGTGCTTCCTGCACGCCGGTTCCGCCGAACTTTTTCATGTTTTCCGCGATCATGGTAAGCGCCTTGAGCTGCGGCGCGGAAAGTTTTGCACCTTCGACCGGCACAAACGTACCGTCACCGGGGAGGTAACGGAGAATTTTTGCCTGCGCGGCGGATTTGAGGGCAAGTTCCCCTGCGGCAATGGTAGGGACCGCGCCGAGTTCCTTCAGTGCCGCAAGGTTTGCGTCCGATGCCTGATCCGCTTTGTTTGCGGCAATGATCATCGGTTTTGAGACACGAAGCAGAACCTCGCACATCTTTTCGATGTCTTCGGGGGTTGCTTTGGCGAGGTTGATGCCGGTTTCGTTCACGGCTTCACGGATCTGGATCGCGTTGATGCGCAGTCCTGCAAGTGCGCCGCCAAGGAGATCGATCAAGACCTGGTCTTTCCCCTGCGCCTGCCGGACGAGTTTGGCAAGATGCTTGTCCACGATTCCCGCCATCCACATGGCAAATTCATACCTGAGGAACTCGACATCCTCACGGGGGTCGCGGGTACCGATGTCAACCGGATTACCTTCCGCATCAGTACTTCCCGATGCATCAACGACCTGAATAATACCGTCGGCTTCCCGGAGGTTGTCAAGGAACTGGTTGCCGAGCCCCCTGCCGAGATGTGCATCAGGCACAAGTCCCGCAACATCCAGAAGCTCAACCGGAATGAACCGGACACCGTCAACGCAGGAGGTACAGTTTTCCAGGCCGAGCTCTTTACAGGGGCAGGGTGACCGCACGTAGGCGACACCCTTGTTTGCATCAATGGTGGTGAAGGGGTAGTTGGCAATCTCAACGTTTGCAAGAGTCAGCGACTTAAAAAATGTCGATTTCCCGC belongs to Methanocorpusculum vombati and includes:
- a CDS encoding efflux RND transporter permease subunit translates to MISPLEKISEFIVQRPFLTGCFLIALIMLSFVGASTLSMSTETQDADKNAHGAYISESYKNNFQSDSIMLMVQADSVMDVTVVDRVYTLQKQMATTQGVSSVQSVYDVLAAYSGGTIPQNQASIDAVVAQIPESVTTSIMPNGQLAIILIKLDTGTSSTTQQSILNNLRSMTAAADIPPGVTLTFTGNAAMQQDMGGDLGSNMIILLVAAIVLMMLACKFLFNHVRFPLLSIVSVFTGLILTFGMMGIFGLPFSMTTIGAMPILLGIGVDYAIQFHSRLDDEMRNKHPLPEAIKLAVSKTGAAVFYAMIASALGFMAMMVSTLPDIRQFGITAILGIACCYVAALIIIPLAAVLTNYQPKPHKLSASGEEKKPFSETYNELLRKLAVKVTKFAIPIMLVLCIIGFTGVYLDEEVPVSTDMKSYVPVDMPAIVNINTVTRAMGDTGGFQVYVQGGELTSPDAIEWMYKWGAHELALYNTRFTSVSSIATVIVEKNGGVIPTTQVEIDKILNSMSEADKASYIKDGSQAVISFGMKSLSEAQQRSLVAEVTADVQFFAPPPGIEAVVTGSAYSFVEIMNDIREGKTKMTLLAFVIIFAFLAILYRSAGMAICPLVPIVLIIGWNGAAMYFFGIDYTILTATMGAMTIGVAAEYCIMMVERIYEEMEHHDTITAVQNGTGKIGTAITVSGCATMCGFSALMFSNFPIISGFGMVTVLAMGFTLFGAVVAVPATVSIVLKNRKKGKLEGDGEYTHNSMNCPTL
- a CDS encoding ATP-dependent DNA ligase gives rise to the protein MLFREFAELCDRLETISSRLAMIDVLSGVFPSLSEEELPVFVRFMRGKIFPDWSSEKLGFGPGLLYEALAYVIGKKRQVVISAINSSGDTGRVVEDLLEKREQTMFFSEDLELLEVHARFLQMAKTSGRKSQQERMRSAQYLLSNASPLEGRYLSRLMLEEMRIGIGEGVVREAVAKGFAVPVEIVEHAHQALNDLGEVALLAKTDPAALAKVHITPFRPVKMMLAQAGSIAGMVEAHGFLAAENKYDGSRFQFHKAGGRTAIYSRRLEEMTASLPDVVALLSAATDHDVIIDGEVIAMQNGKPMPFQTVLRRIRRKHGVTDAADAIHMQPRVFDILVCDGETLIDRPFSERRKILERVMKDFVAPQMVSDSPEEIESYYHAALDDGNEGIMLKVLDSPYLPGNRGKLWIKIKPEVDTIDLVVTGAEWGEGKRAKMFGSFLLACQDENGDLLELSRVATGIDDAMLAELYELFKDKIIAEHGKTVVFEPDVVFEVGYAELQKSTTYAAGYALRFPRFVRLRDDKDPSEVETIDSLFRRYNMQNKAGINEPGR
- a CDS encoding MBL fold metallo-hydrolase, with the protein product MECVLLASGSKGNSIYIGNDTDAVVIDAGVGYLKRTLEDLSLDTSRVRALCVTHEHSDHVRSAKAFVKAMKIPVYGTGGTLDASVRGGFLPQTAKLVVCRDKIPETAGSLCVTAFRTWHDAAEPSGFVIDDGAARIGVCLDTHEVTPAMLDILRGCDAVVLESNYCSSAMQNDTFPDCAACRSCGARCCGNRRVLRLYPRYLKDRIREDGHLSNENSAAAQRLLAGDVGVLALAHLSENYNRPNLARESAEDAAGESGMKIYVSDQLPGYREQRLVRFTV
- a CDS encoding alanine/glycine:cation symporter family protein — its product is MSVFEALNDAIASVNGVVNTYVWYIAFVFLIGIGLYFTIRSGGVQLNRLGEACRVAFTGIREKKSKQTISSFQAFCVSMGARIGVGNIAGVAVAIVSGGPGAIFWMWVFAFIGAATSFVECTVGQIYKEKKEDGFFHGGPAYYIKNGLGKPKFAAFIAVLIIFTYGLMFIGVQANTATLAFSNAFGTDQIVFAVVMTVLAAVIIFGGIKRVANASVWIVPAMAMLWMILCLMIVLVNFTQVSLVIQTIFSYAFGVQAFVGGGIGAAIMWGLKRGVFSNEAGIGSVPNVSSSAHVKHPVKQGLIQSVGVLIDTLVVCSATAFVVLIYTNVAYPDYANIPVSGAALVQEAMSNTFLGAAGPYVIALFMLFFAFSSLISYYSMSETNAKFITQRKEAIVILRVAIVIMVFVASMMSMGVAWDLADTFQALMGIFNMGVLLFLAKYAFEALKDYFDQRADGVEEPVFNPSSISNAKGITCWPDNSEEDRL
- a CDS encoding redox-regulated ATPase YchF, whose translation is MLLLALAGKPNCGKSTFFKSLTLANVEIANYPFTTIDANKGVAYVRSPCPCKELGLENCTSCVDGVRFIPVELLDVAGLVPDAHLGRGLGNQFLDNLREADGIIQVVDASGSTDAEGNPVDIGTRDPREDVEFLRYEFAMWMAGIVDKHLAKLVRQAQGKDQVLIDLLGGALAGLRINAIQIREAVNETGINLAKATPEDIEKMCEVLLRVSKPMIIAANKADQASDANLAALKELGAVPTIAAGELALKSAAQAKILRYLPGDGTFVPVEGAKLSAPQLKALTMIAENMKKFGGTGVQEALNNLVFEEIGMIVVYPVEDDNKCCNAKGVVLPDAFLMPKGSTPKDLAYRVHTDIGNGFLYAVDARTKMRIKDSTELKSGDVIRIVSTAK